In the genome of Primulina tabacum isolate GXHZ01 chromosome 13, ASM2559414v2, whole genome shotgun sequence, the window TAGAAGAGTCACATTTCGATTCGAATAAAATATGCAAGTGTTCCGAGTCTAGCTCCTGCGTTTATGTGTGTATCACGAGCGAATCCGTCAAAGATTTGTTTGGATGAGAGCTTGTTTGAGTATTTATGATTGCAGTGCTAACAAGAAAGGATGGAGGGTTGAAGCTAGTTAAGTGACCATCTTAGGCACTCATTTCACTTAGGACACGGCCACTCGGAAGACACTGATATGCAGTCTCTGGACACTGCTTGCTTGTCCATTTTATGAGTATTACATAAAAACATGATTACACATATATCCATAGAAGCATTGAGTGAGCTATCCATCCAtccaaaaattataaaataatacaatCTGTCTTTAGTTTACTTGATTCTATAACACTAGGGATGCTCAAAGAAGAAAGAGAACAAAttcaaaacctctcaaaatctttaGCTGATCCAAGTTAGTTCAGTTTGATACAATTTTTATGAGCTCGATATCAAACAAGAGAGTCTTATCTATCAATCCTTGATTCCTCAACACAAAATCCAGTGCTCTTTGACCCTATCATGCAAAAGACCAACTTCATGTGAAGAAAGGGTAGAAAGAAAATTAAGTATTAACAGTAAAAGGGTATAGAGTACCGCAAACGTTGTTGGCCGGGGACCTTGCTTGTTGAAGTCGTTATCAGGATATCCTAGTTCTGGGGGAAGTATGATCCTGCAAAAATGTGGATatattatagaaaagaataaATGTTACTGCATGGCTTCTCTACCTTACACTATAGAAAATTACAGTTTACGACTCTCACGCACCGGCCATTGTGAGTCCCATTAATTTTAATAACATGTATCGAAGATTCTGTGGATTTCCAATTAATTTCCAACGAATCAAACTAAGCATACCATTGGATAATATTGCAGAAGCATAGATtggattttgtttttaatttgagCTATTGAGGGGTGTCATATCCCTGGCTCGCAGGTCTATGCAAGCAAGATTTTACACATTTGCAAGCAACTACTTCCCATCCGTTCTCTCTTAATTGAAATGATTAATTCAAATTCAGAAAAGTCTATCCCATTATTTACACGTCCTCGCGATCTAACTTGGATGGGGTAATGTGGGAAAATCGGCATACATATTACCTTCTGATACCACCAAGAGCCATGCTCGACACAGCTTCCTCAAATGCAGGTATGACCTAGAGATGACAACAAAACAATAGTGACCTAACAGACTCGGAAGAGAGATGCACATCAATGCTAGTACAAAGCTAACGCGACTACATTAATAGAGTTCCCCCCACCTCTCGAGTTCCAAATCTGAATTTGTAGAAATCTTTATCATCACCCTGCATACAAAAACatggaaagaaaagaaaagcaaaAGATCAATTAGGTGTAGAAGGTACAGTATATAGGTTAAAGAGAAACAAGCATTGCCACAAAGGAGCCACCCTTTGTCTTGTTGCGAGCCTCAAATATCCGGCCACAATATCCAATGGTGTAACCGTATCATTTTCGCCTGACTTTGGACTGTGCCCACTTCCTAATCGCAAGTCCTGCCATTTTTGCATGTTTATATCAAGATCCAAAAAATATGAAACTCTAAAGTGGAGATGTACAAAAATATGCTATCGGACTTGAGACCTTATGCTGAAAACCTGAATTTGTTTCGGTGTAATCTTCATACCGCATCTTTGTCTTGCCATAATCCTTTCCCCGCAATGCTGGCACTGTATGCTCAAACAGTGAGCCTAACAATTAGTCTTCAAAGCTACTAGGCTGCAGATAATTATTCAAAGAACCAATACTCTATTCTCCACTTTAATTTTAAACTTGATAATACTTTGTGCATTACAGTCACCAAATCAATAGATATTAAACCAGATTCCCAAGTTGACTTTTGTGGTTTGTTTAAAGAAAGCACGAGACATGCGTATCTCGATGAGCATATGCTCTTCTCCGTTCATCCCACACAATGATCACTTGAATATATAACGCAAACAGATGCATCATGCAATGTTTCCCAAGGGGAAAAAACAGagtaaagaaaaaaagaagCGAACTAAAAGTGAAATGAGGTGAACTCACTGAACAGCATTTTACATATGCATCATGTTAAAATGACTaatatttagttatttttatttttgattttttgtgattttaatttatatgtaataatttcaatattagttcaccctctttaatttttttttaataattttaatcatGTCGGAAGGCTTTTCTACAAGTACGCTTAAAGTGGGGAAAAAAATTTCCTCTTTAGTATTCATAAAATGAAgtggatatttaatttataaaaatcaattataaatgcatttaatatgaaaaaaatgaatTCCTAGAGTTTTTTTAGTAGAAAGAATTTCGAGAAAATGGTCTAATTCATCTTTGAAAAATTGGCTTAGGTCTTTGAAAGagtcaaaattttgtttttatcttagaagtgttttttcttttaatcttATGTGATACCAAACATTGTCCATATAGAATTAACTGTACATTCTGACATGACATCGAATGTtgtaggaaaaatattttgacaaaaTAGGTCCAAAACATTAGTGAATACATGTAGTATATAAtgatacaaataaaatatttaggaCACACTTAATGACTTTATGCCTATGAAATTAAATCTCCAGCGACATCTAATTCTTGTAAAAGAGGTTGTGTCTTACGTTGTTCATCCTTAACATCGACAAGTcattatctattattttatCCACAAATTTGTAAAATTGGGAAGAGTACTCTGTTATGGCCTCTGATACCCCATGGGCCTCCTAGGCTCGGATTATATCTTGGAGGCCCAGACTATATTTGGGTGGAAAGCCCATCAGGGCCCAGATaatctcctataaatatcaggtttgagcaTACGGTTGATTCATTCACTGTTGTTTTCAGCaacacccttagctgctccccccatatatcttCAGTCTTTGACTTGAgcatcggaggggctacgccagacaccctcctggcccccttctaacgatcatatttgtgatttcaggctcagggtaatttcaaaacctgcatctggactagtgacacttgctggaagcGAACCCCAAAATTTTctgtgagtatcacttggcgctgTCTGTGAGAGTCTGTGAGTTGAGACATAGAGATGGTAGGCAAGAGAGGGagtagaagagctacctcagcatCGTCGCGCCCTCAGAGGGGATCCGAACAGTCTCATGCTGAGGCGAGGcaggaacaacctcgtcaagataCCAGAactgaacaacctcgtcaaaaGACTAGGGCCGAGCAACcccgtcccaatgagaatgtggggaacttgaccctggagcagCTGGGCCAATCATCACTCGAACAGTGGATGAAGCTATGAAGAGGAACCAAGAATCTATGTTCGCTGAAGAGCAGAccactcgccaggagcgagaggaaAATGTTGAGGGACAGCAGAGTAGGATTGAAGAGACATAATCCCTCCCAAGCGAAGGGAATGAGGAGATGAGAGAGATGTGGATGGAAATACGGATGCTGAGACAGCAGGTGGGAAGCAGAGCACCGACCCCCAAGAGGGGAAGTCCTTTTTCACTGGCCATTTTGGAAGAAGGGCTTCCTCCAAATTTCCGGCAgtcgaatgtgggagagtacgaCGGACATACTGATcccgaggaacacttggggagatttgagaatgcggctctaTTGCATCAATATTCGGATGGAGTCCggtgcagggtgtttctgggcacgttggtgaggtcagcccagcaatggtttaacaCCCTGCAGCCCAACTTCATACAGTCATTCGAGGAGTTTTCTACGGCTTTCTTGCACCGGTTCGCCAGCAGCAAGAgacatcagaaaaattatttgagcctgtTCATGATCAAGAGgctgaaactttgcgagaatttgtccagcgtttcaacagtgcGGCACTGGAgataccagcggctaccccaGACATAATGATAAGTGCTTTTACCCAAGGGCTGAGGGGAGGAGAATTTTTCAAGTCATTGGTCAAGAAACCTCCgtcgagctatgatgatctgttggctcgGGCTGGAAAAATATGTGAATCTATAGGATACCCAGCGACACAGAAGGATGGAGAAccggcccggaggaagtagagttgagggagcggagaaagaaagaaggaagaggggtgcgggggaaagagaggaggcacagaattagaagtagaagacaattctcatcacatgttcccctggataggagtcgtgatgaggtgatggaggtgagggagcccgcggggaggtgggagaagtcatGAAGGGTTGAGTGCAGTGCTAGATGGCCTTCGCGGGACAGACGAGAAGGATCCGCATCCGGGAGTCGACCGAGGTCTCGCCCGTCCCCTAgacgtggtcaaggccctccatggataaatcaggggggttggggagcagagaggggaaggtcgaGGTCAAGATGTCCTTCAGGAGCCCGTCGAACCGAGGAGGGAAACGAATGAAGATAACCACCCTAAAAGAATAATGATTCATATTATCTCGGgcggtgctactgatggagactctgggcgagctcggaaagcacataggagaaggttggagaactttgagatatctaggggttcacacttaccacaagaccccatCATCAGCTTTGGGCGAAAGATCTCCGAgacgttgtgactccacataacgatgccttggtgatgacggccaccattgccaattatgatgtggcaatgatatttattgataatggaagctccgtgaacgtcttgttcaagagcacgttggatcaaatgaaggtggaaggatttgagtttgagccggtctCCACCCCGCTATATGGGTTTGCAAGACACGCCATCccgcctttgggtcagattgtgcttcccctatccttggggactgatcctcggcgggtaacaaaaataatagcGTTCACCGTGGTGGATACCCTTTCAGCGTATAATGGAATCTAGGATGGTcatccctgaaggatttcagagccgtagcttccacttatcatcagaagcttaagtttcctgtaGGAAAAAGGAGTTGGATtcttgtgcggggaccaaaaagtcgcacgtcGATGTTATGAAGGGGTAGTGAGGGAGGAGGGAAAAAGAGCGCGTGTGGAGCTTAACATGATTAGGAAAGGAAGAAGtgggtaactttgtcctgtggagaggtacaagaggagcagagatgaaagttggagaatgcgtACGGGCAAGGCTCTAAAGAGGCTCAGGAacgcttaccaccttagagaaTATTAATCTTGACTTGAATTTTGCTGTATTTCGTTTATGAATTTGTCTTGTGTTATCAGTGGAAatttaataaagccaagttcttatattaagttcgtggatgttgttgtattgtgaggatgaaataaattttattttcctattatggcatcgcctagcagatgaGTAGAGTGaggaaagagaaaaattttattttcctgctaaggcatcgcctagcagaggagcagagttgggaaagagaaaaattttattttcctgctaaggcaccgcctagcagaAGAGCAGAGTTGttaaggagaaaaattttatttttctgctaaggcatcgtctagcagaggagcagagttgtgaatgagaaaaatttattttcctgctaagacgtcgcatagcagaggagcagagtggagtagaagaattttattttcctgctaaggcatcgcctagcagaggagcagagtggaggagtataattaaattttatttttcctcctatggcaccgcctagcagaggagcagagtgagaaaggagaaaaattttattttcctgctaaggcaccgcctagcagaggagcatagttagggaggagaaaaattttatttttctactaaggcatcgcctagcagaggagcagagttgggaggagaaaaattttattttcctgctaaggcccgacttaacagaggagttatgagatgatgaggtgagagtttgatttttcctgctaaggcccggcttagcagaggagttacgagatgatgaggtgagagttttattttcttgctaaggcatcgcctagcagaggagcagagtttggaagaaaaaaaatgttattttcctgctatggcgtcgcctaacagaggagttagagggtgagggtgaagaatttttattttcctgctaaggcccagCTTAGCAGatgagttatgagatgatgtggtgagagttttattttcctactaagacatcgcctagcagtGGAGTTAGATAGTGAGGAGGTTGAAGTTtcatttttcctgctaaggatTATTCTAGCAGATGAGTCAAGGGCACGGGAAAGTGAGaattattttccttcaaaagctTAGTAGAGGAACCTTGAATATGGGGGCGACGAGGGCAGAAGgtgttagaaaaatttattcgGTTCGTCGATAACGAATTATGTTTGccgctgcgaaaattacggggatcgacctaCCGGGTCAGGTCGCGGGGATCGTTCACAAGAGAATATCTCCATTGTAACCTCTTCGAAATAAAAATCGCAACATGCTTGGGCAGTGGCTTACGAGGTCGAGAGTGGTGGTGGCggaggggcgagcgtggcggtGGTGGCTGGGCGAGCACGAAGGCGTGCAGGGCGAGTGTGGCGTCAGGGGCGCTCAGGCGAGGGGTGAGCGTGGCGGAGCCGCTCGGgcgctgggcgagcgtggccggggcgctgggcgagcgtggctgAGGCGCTCGTGCGGgcgctgggcgagcgtggcgaaGGATCTCGGACAGACGCTGGGCGAGTATGGCGTCCGGGTAGCtcgggcgaggggcgagcgtggtCGGGgcgctgggcgagcgtggctgAGGCGCTCGTGCGGgcgctgggcgagcgtggcaggggcgaggggcgagcgtggcggaGGCGCTCGGGCGGACGCTGGGCGAGCGCTGGGTAAGCATGGCAGGGGCGCTAGGCGAGCGTGGCGGAGGCGCTCGCGCGGGCGTTGGGCGAGCTAACGAGCGCAAGTGTAGGGAGAAGAAGGTGGGTTGTGATGGTGGAACGTATGTGAAGTGCAGAAGAAATTATGCAGGGAAGAAGTGAAATTGAACATGATTGCGActtaatttgtttccaaatttttggaGACTGATAgatgactggaagaaaatgcacaaCTCGCACCTGATAACTCGAGGACGGCACAACtaatcgaacttcgaacctGCGATTCAATTCGACTCAGGAGGGGGAGattggtgataccccatgggcCTCCTAGGCCCGGATTACATCTTGGAGGCCCATACCACATTTGGGTGGAAAGCCCATcagggcccatgtattctcttataaataccaggtttgagcatACGGttgattcattcactatattgttttcagcagcactcttagctactccccccatatatcctcagtctctgacttgagcgtcggaggggctacgccaggacaccctcctcgcccccttctaacgatcatatttgtgatttcaggctcaaggtaatttcaaaacctgcgtctggactagtgacattTGCTGGAAGCGGACCCCAaaattttccgtgagtatcagCCTCATTTGAAGAATTGTTTTGAGTGGAATTTTATGGATTGTGATATTCACTCTCTCGCTTTATGAATTTGAGTATTTTGCTATGTTTGCTAGGGCAATCTGGAAAGAAATGTGTAGATGGAAGCATGATCGGTCCAAGCTTCGGCAACCGATTATGTTTATCGGGTTGGTCCTTATTTTGAAGAATTCCAAAATGCTAGACTTACTAGCTTGAATCAGTCACAAGATACTCAGTTTATTCTCGACAAGAAATGGGTCAAGCTTCCGCTTGGACACGTCAGGTTAGATGTTTATCCGGAGTTTGACGAGGTGAATGATCGCTTTATTCTAGGCACAATGATTTATGATCATTTTGGATATCTGAGAGCGGAGTAGACTAGATCGATGTATTCTCCAACTAAGTTCTATATTTACTGTCGAACTCAATGTTATTTATCATGACTATTCTTTTAGCGATCTATGCAAGGTTTGAATTCTTTCCTTTTCCTCACAACAGTGAACTTTGCAACAGAGAATCGTGAGTCTGATGACATCATTACTGACGAGAAATTCCATTTTATCAGAACATATTAGCCGCAATGCAAATTCTGTGGCTCATTGTATCGCACATCATGCACTCTCTCATCCTTTAGTATCATCTTGGGTCgtaagaggatttttcttcaTAAATCATAGATGTAGACATTTAATATTAATGTTATATctggttttaaaaaaatagtaacAAAATCAACAGGGGCATGTACATGATATGAGAGGACGTGACTCTCATCGGTTGAGAAACATACCTAATTAAGCATCAACCATTTCAAAGTTAGGTTAtctaacaatatttttaaaatggttatgattttgaggctaatttttcttttattattagacaacaacttgtgtgagacggtctcacgagccgtattttgtgagactagatatcttatttgagtcatccatgaaaaaatattactttttatgttaagagtattactttttattttgaatatcagtaggattgacccgtctcacagataaaaattcgtgagaccgtctcacaagatattcatattattattattactattattattatataattttcttATGAGAAACTTAcattttgatgttatatatatatttattttttgtaatttcGATATATCGTCAAATTTAAGTTTTCgtcttttattttcatttttcatcgAAATTATTAACGTGACATTATACTAATCAAAATAGATCTAAATTAATCATATCAGTTGCACATCAACGTCAAGAATATAATTCAAAAAGATAAATACATATAACAGAAATATGTGAGATTGACATTGATTTATACGCAATATGtttaaatatatgttgattattTCACAGTTGAATTAATGGATTTCATagtgaataaatatttatatagagATAAAATTTGGAGAATCATCGGTAAGTCTATTGTGAAGCTTGAGCAATCTTTGAACAATGGAGTACGTGATAATGGTCCAACTTCCAACCAACGAATATGAACGTAATCAAAGCTAAGAATCAAACATAACCTGCCAAAAACCCGTACAACGCTGCTTCAATAGCTCCCCATCTAGGCCCTAAAGCCTAACGTTATCATCCAAAAAGTAGAAACAATTAGGTGCAGAGTTTTTCAAGATTTGTTATCTCTAGACTAAATTGGCCTCCATTGGAAGAAAACTTGGGCAAAGATGGCTTCATATCTGCGTCAGAAATGGCAGTCCATTCAGATTACTACATCCAGTGCTCAGGAACAAGAAGCAAAAGAAGAGCAGGATTGCCGCAGCTCCGAGCAGGATGAGCCCACCAAGATTCGGATGATGCGAACCCTTGTCGAAGCGCAGGATCCCACTGCAAAGGTTCTATCTTTTTTCTCACTTTCAGTCACCGATTTTgtctttattttatattttctatCTTTGCTACGCTTATTTGGAAAGTATCTAAATGGGTTGTGAATTTACTGCTCTTTTGTCCATCTGATCTTGTTGATCTTGGCAATGTTGTGTTCTTGATCATGTAAATGTGAGTTGACCTCCTAGTTGATATGCCGGCCAAGATTTGCACCAGGGGTGAGACCTGAGCGAAGGGGCCAAAGAGAAATCAAATTTTTATGTATATCTGTGTTTTTAATCTCGTTTCCACTTGTCTCCTCTCAGACAAAATTGCTGGATCTAACCCTTTTTTTCAACCGGCTAATCTACTCTACTGTTGTGTAGTAAATTTGATGATT includes:
- the LOC142521997 gene encoding LOW QUALITY PROTEIN: peptidyl-prolyl cis-trans isomerase FKBP19, chloroplastic-like (The sequence of the model RefSeq protein was modified relative to this genomic sequence to represent the inferred CDS: inserted 1 base in 1 codon); amino-acid sequence: MLFMPALRGKDYGKTKMRYEDYTETNSGFQHKDLRLGSGHSPKSGENXYGYTIGYCGRIFEARNKTKGGSFVGDDKDFYKFRFGTREVIPAFEEAVSSMALGGIRRIILPPELGYPDNDFNKQGPRPTTFAGQRALDFVLRNQGLIDKTLLFDIELIKIVSN